TACACATCGGAGGATACGTTAAGGAACATGACATTCATTatgagatgaaaaatattcaaatctaaatataaaaatattcaaatctaTTATTAACATATTCTTGTGGTAAAAGGATACGGATGACGAGATATTTAGGAAACCGTTCGATGGTTAGACTTTTAGTACACTTTCTCCGGCTGTTGCATTTGGAGCATGTTGGTTGATCAATCCCGTCGAGTATTTCCTCTTTGATAAACATTTCAAGACAATTTTCGAGTTTGCACCTTGAATTGGATGATGGCAATGGTAGACTGGAAAGAAATACAGGAAAAAGAAGTTTTTAAATGCACCCATCAAAAGTGTTCATCAAAGCATCCAACCTTAAATCCCAGAATGGATCAAACATTGTGCTCTCCGTGCTGCAATATGTGCATTTCAGTGTGCTGCGTAATTGTCCAACGAAAAGATCCTTTATCATAGAGTTTTCCGCCTTCGAGTACCAATCCCAAAGCATATCCGCCTTAACACGATTACTGTAAGTGAGATAAAAGCATCAACTATAGGCACTTGCAAAGGTTAAACGGCGAGGTACTACCATGGACCACTTACTTCATGTCATCATCAAGTTCACCAAGCGGATCGCGCTTCACGGCTACATTAAGTGCACCATGCAGGGAATCTAAGAAGAAACGTAAAAACTCCTGCGCGTCTTGTTGCGCTGATCCGGAATACATTCGGTGCTTGCTAGAGAAGGCGTACTTGAGCTCTGACGGATTTACGCTGCGCTGTGTTCCACTCCACATATCTTTGATCAACTTGGTGTACtctaaaagagaaaaacacaaacaaaaattaagcATCAATGAGGCTTCATTGTTTATAAGCCAAGGAATGTGTGCTTACTAACCAACAAGAATACGTTGATCTTTGCTAGTGCCACGCTCGGTAGATGGTTGAAGGCGCAGGAAAGCTGTCAGCTCACGTGTGTGACTTAGACACTGAATTATGGAGTTCATGAAACACGTATTGCCGATATTCCACAAGCCGCATAGACCTAAAAGATAAACCAAATAACCGAATGAATAAGATGATCGAGATTTAATTTTGCACCTTATACCTTCTTTTCGACCACGAACGGAATCTGTTACGTCGTAACTGGAGTTATAGCTTGACTTTGGCAGCGACGACGCACCCGTGGAAGGTGAGGAAAGACGATACGATAAGTCATAATCTTTACTGGCTCGATAGCTTCCCGAAGAACTTAATTCTTTCGTGCCTACACCACTCTGTAACTATATTGAAATATTATGAAAAgacaaaaacatattaaaaatagTCGTAAGAAATTGTGAATGCGCGAATGTTTAGAATCCGTCTGTTGTAAATGTCTATTACAATATTATCTATTGAAAATGTATCTTGTATCTATTTTCTTCGTATAGCTATATAGAGCTGAGACATGTTTTATATTGTTACCAACCATCGTCTAACACTGAAAAGCATAACTATATCTATGATGTGTACTTTTTAACATGAATATGATGGATTGGAAGATCCTTtacattcaaataatttattgaACAAGCTACATAGTAATAGAACCAACTAAATATTGATTCAAAGCACTAAGACAAATGCGTAAATTAACTATTTGGCTCAAACTAAGTTTCATAATGAGGAATAGGTTCATTAACTATGCttaattataaaatttgttcAGCTAAAATTGATTGTTTTGAATCGTTAATTACACGTCAGGATCGTAGTTTTTCACATTGCTAAATAGTCAAATACTTcatgttttgaaattaatgATAATTACACTATCGTttgtcatttaaaataaatatgttttctgaAAATGTTGTCTGTTTTCTTATATCGAAATAAATTCAACGAAATCAAAGATCTATTTCTGTCTGTGTGGTAAATTAACTGAAACCCAATCTCTCTTTCTTGTTTCATCCTTTAATTCAATTTGTGCTAGCAATCTTAGGTGCTTGTGAGGATGAATTTGTGTTTATAAATTTTGTAGCTTTTTGGTTGGAAGAAATGTCTGACGTAGACTTTGAATTAGTTAAGGCTCTTTCACATTCGTGCGACTGAGTGAATGcatgggaaaatattttttcatattactAATTTTTTGCAACCTTAGTCGCAGGCAATTGATTCACATTTATGCGTCTAATATGGCTTTTTAGTTGTACATGAATGTGAAAGCGGGTATAGCTAGTAAATACATCAaaagaaaggcaaacaaattaaGAAAGAGTGTGTTAATAAAGATACACACACAAGAAATGTAACTACATAAGTAACACAGGTACGCAGCAAACAATCATTTGAGCATCAACATTAACCCAAAACTGTAATAAAAAACGcctttatttttaaagcatGACAGCAGTAAAACCAattgaagcatttttttcgaaaagccCAATCATATTACTTATCCACCAGTTTGACACATGCCAAAGAACTTCTTCGATTCTTTAAATTTGTGTCATATCTTCAGAACAGTATTTCCTAGCCACATAAGACTACAAAGGCAGGTGCACATATCAAATTCGACCAAACGCATATAGGTATAGTTATAAAACTGAGCAACTAGATAATACTATTGTGAAGCTAATCCACAACATTTCGCACTACAATTGTTGATACTCAAAGCATTGTTAACTTTAACACCAACAAGTAGAATTAGATATCTAATTCGTTTTTAAGAAACTTTATCTTTTTAatccatttaatttttcaaatttttattatcatcCATCACCCCAAGCCATGTCACCAAAATAGATCAGTTTTGAAATACCGCAGCTCATTTTCTGAATAAAATACGCTCACTTTTGAAGAAGATCACATACTTTTTCAAAAGATGATGCATATTTAAAATCAGTCAAATGGTAAATATATCATAACAGTAACAGTCGTTcatcttcttctgcttctttcCAGGACGTTAATATAACAGTAAAAGATAAAAGCCAGTAGAATTAGATGTATAAGGCATAAAGCAATTGGAAAATTAATGGAATACACATAGTAACCAACTGATGATGTTTTTGGTAAATCCACAAACATCATTGTCTTTGAATTGGTCTCTCATTGAATCTTCATTGACGCCATTGCTTTCCGTTCAAGTATCAACATGTGTTCACCATACATTCAAAATACACAAATTAACGGACCACCTGCTTGCATGTTCAACAAGAGCAAGTAAGTGAGTATTCAAACTCTAATTAacaagaataaaaacgaatataaaacgaacaaaaacgtAACAAATAAACGGGAGTATTCCCTATCAAAAAGACAAGAACAGAACATAAATGtatgttgttttcttgtaCCTTTTCAAATGCTAATACAACTATGTATTGTATTTAAACGCACTCGCAATCTTCCGAAACTAACCTTTCATTGATGAAAGAAAGTGTAATAATGATTCTTTATTACACTTAGTTGAAATTGATATAACTGAACACTCTAAATGCATAACCTCCAAACAATACGCCTTGCCTTCAGAACGGAAAGCTATAAGCGGATTGGTGTGAACTATTGAATATAGAAAAAAACTTTCCACAATATTTTCAAGTGGGAAAATTGCGCTTCTCTTGATCGTCAAGGAGCCGCATACGTTTGCCAGTAGATATTCCATCGGTTCACGCTTGTTTCAGCTTTCGAACCATTTATTCGGTGGTTGTGGTTTACGAatcggttttttgttgttttggttttcaaacttttatatgttttaaacatagatgtgtgtgtatgtgcgttggttggttttgggtGTCTGTTAGttgatgtaaaataaaaaaaaacccgtcgAATTTAGAATATTACTTACATAGCTCATcctatcattatcatcatctttcggtTTTTCTTCGTTGAACTCCAACTGGAAACTATGGTTGCTGCTCGTATTTGTACCGCCACTTCCTCCGGCATCGTTACTAATGCTCGAAGCCGTGGAGAAATCATTGCAACTTTTGATGTTGTTATTATTACAGGTTCCATTGAACATACTGTTGCCGATATCGTTGCTACTCTTGCGGGTATTATTATTCTGCTGGTTGCCTTCATCTTCATCGCAAACTTTAGCGCTCAAACTGTTGCTGCTACCACGGGCTGTTTCACTTTTTATGCTCCCAGCGCCATTGTGCACGATACTGTTGTTACCGATGCTGGTGATGCCGGCATTAGTGCCGCTGGAGCTTTTCGGCTTAATGCGGATTGTAGCGGTGACGTGAAAATCGCCATCATTTTCCCCATTGCTGGGCCCATTGTCGCAAACGTCGTCGCTGGATGTGACTGCCTTCACTAAGGAGGATGAGGACGGCTTCGAGACTCCAACCACCATtgccacaccaccaccagccccacCATTGCTCACCACTCCGGTAAAGCTTGCTGTCGTTGTAGTCGACGCAGTCGCCACTGAGCGTGACGACGCTGACGGACGCAGCAGTTTGACTGTAGTCTGCGTGAATGATTCCTCCATGTTCACGGTAATGTTAAGGGATTTCATTTTTGCGACGCAGCGGTTGGTAACGTGCGAGTTGATATTTCCGTTAAAGttgcaatttttaaattattgtatttttttataaaaagttattcttttcgttgttgttgttgtatttaTGATTGATATTCaatttttgaattgaaatagtTCAAGATTCAATATTCAAAATTGAAGATTGTTCCATCGAATGCATACGGTGAAGAGGATGTAGTTCATAATTGTGAAAAAGGGAAAGTGTTTTGCGAATGAATGCAATGCAGGTGGAACAATGAAACGCAATTGtgaaaagaagtaaaatcGAGAAAGTTACTAGTACAAAATAAATGTCTCTTGCTGTCGTGCAGTGGTCCTGTTGCTCGCGCGCTCGCTATCGTTGCTCTTAAATGAAGTAGTAGGTAGCGGATTACAAGTGGATCATGTGATATGTTGCCTCTTTTATGCTACTAATGGAGACCCCATGAGTTCTGCAGACAGTTGTGAATATACGCCACTACTACCAGAAAGTAATCTAATGATAggttcaaccaattcaaattCAGTCGGCGAGGTGATCGATGCGGTCCAGCTGTTAGAGGATATGCACAATCGAATGACAGTGTTACGACCCAATCAACTTAAATTCAATTGCTTTGGTGATCGATGCGGTCCACTTGGGCCGGGGGTCGGATTTTCTTCTGACGAGTTATTTCGAAACCGTCTAGGATTAGTATTGTCCTGGATGTTGGAGTAGTTTGATGAGCGTGACCGCAAATCGAGATAGCATAAACTAGCCGAATTGTGCCACCCTTAATTTTGACCGACAAGGAAGTCTGTTGATCAATAGTTCCGACTACGTATGCgataacagtttttttttgacgCAACAATGTCGACACAAGAGTTCCCAACAGCacaatgttgttgttggtggtggtggtggtattcGTTGACGCAAACGGATAAGTAACAGATGGCGATGAGGAAGATAGTGTTGTCGATGTTTTGAAAAGAGATATATCAGTAGTACGGGTTGAGTTGTAGTGACTGTATTAGATATCACAAATCTAGTAGAAAATCCAGAGCAAATGAATGTTGGACTACTGTTGAAATGAGTGCCACCAACAGAGATACAATCGATAACCGATAGACATTCTTCAATGTAGACTACTTTCGCTTCGACTGGTTTGCCTGATCAGGCGAATGGAATAATGGAGTGCCGAAAAAGCAATTTGGAAATGGGTCATCTTACAAGAGAAGAAGATTTTGACTTTCTTTTTCGTAGTTCAAACGGTaatgtaacttttttttcagctAAGTAGCTGTCATGCTTTATATCCATTTACGAATGCTACCGACGTAAAGTGACGCTTATTACAAAACTGATAACGGTGGCGCTGGTGGTGATGTGGATGATGAAGATGGAAACAATGCATGTAACTCATGGATAATTTACATTCAACTGACTAAATTCCTTCCACCCACTAGATATCACTCAGGTGCTACCAAGGATGAACAAAATTACTTACTACATTACATTGTTACAttgtaaaacaattttgtgtttgattcttttgttttctcgaTCAAATCATGTTTATCCTGATTTAACAATCTTCAGGAtcattgatttttttccataaaataaattgcacatGTACATGACaacatttgaaatatgttGTACACAATGCATATTGACTTCGATTGATTAATTAGTCGTAGTTTGGTTGCCAATTGCTATGTTATCGAAAttaacattttgaaattaGAAATTTTCGACGATGATACGAATGATTTGATGTTTAAAACAGCATCAAAAG
This region of Anopheles coustani chromosome X, idAnoCousDA_361_x.2, whole genome shotgun sequence genomic DNA includes:
- the LOC131269722 gene encoding ubiquitin carboxyl-terminal hydrolase Usp2 isoform X1; translation: MKSLNITVNMEESFTQTTVKLLRPSASSRSVATASTTTTASFTGVVSNGGAGGGVAMVVGVSKPSSSSLVKAVTSSDDVCDNGPSNGENDGDFHVTATIRIKPKSSSGTNAGITSIGNNSIVHNGAGSIKSETARGSSNSLSAKVCDEDEGNQQNNNTRKSSNDIGNSMFNGTCNNNNIKSCNDFSTASSISNDAGGSGGTNTSSNHSFQLEFNEEKPKDDDNDRMSYLQSGVGTKELSSSGSYRASKDYDLSYRLSSPSTGASSLPKSSYNSSYDVTDSVRGRKEGLCGLWNIGNTCFMNSIIQCLSHTRELTAFLRLQPSTERGTSKDQRILVEYTKLIKDMWSGTQRSVNPSELKYAFSSKHRMYSGSAQQDAQEFLRFFLDSLHGALNVAVKRDPLGELDDDMNNRVKADMLWDWYSKAENSMIKDLFVGQLRSTLKCTYCSTESTMFDPFWDLSLPLPSSNSRCKLENCLEMFIKEEILDGIDQPTCSKCNSRRKCTKSLTIERFPKYLVIHLKRFSETRWSKLTNVIEFPCGERGLNLQPYASEDNVGPAYYSLYGISNHMGSTAGGHYVAVCKHPKTKEWNEFNDNFVSETSERSLVTSSAYVLFYERA